One Phoenix dactylifera cultivar Barhee BC4 chromosome 14, palm_55x_up_171113_PBpolish2nd_filt_p, whole genome shotgun sequence DNA window includes the following coding sequences:
- the LOC103722322 gene encoding pentatricopeptide repeat-containing protein At5g18950 produces MVGPCTSWCCCNWWRARRLSNSYSAICFSSSSALIRARGLSTSSENPSPLGGLAGEEDPVAETARWVRETILRRPRWESSLSSLFPPSRLFHPACVRLVLRPLASSRPLLSLRYLLWLSSHHDAAPPLDTPTASCLLDALARARAWRAALLALRSTKCRPDPAALDSFLLRLVRSGLVDDTVEAISELGTHLGYSPSLRTWNAALSASLRAVRTDALWRLYGMMMRSGVAVDASTVSYLIRAFCAEGRLAEAYVLLREVSRNGLMPDVVSLTRLVSGFCRDGNYGKVSELLHVMIAGGRMPDIYTYQSIIHGLCDNGMGHEGFRVFNDLKRRGYAPDAVTYTTMIDGLWKMGRIDDARKLWSEMVGKGMEPNEYTYNAIVDGYCKAGDMEQAQRVYDEMRAKGFKENTVSCNTLIAGFCLQGRMGEATELFEEMPTKGIKHDVITYNTLIQGFCKVGKTAKAMELYRELLSAGVQPSISTYTPLIHVLCEEGKVADAMELMGSMEANGLEPLVCTNDFIITGFCKQGKAEEGMAWLVSMLENNLKPRRETVNTLIGSLSSLERLDDAFLVLNAMFEIGYSLGSSACYVLINQLCQENWCETRGRLEEILVSD; encoded by the coding sequence ATGGTAGGGCCTTGCACCAGCTGGTGCTGCTGCAACTGGTGGCGCGCTCGCAGGCTCAGCAATAGCTATAGCGCCAtctgcttctcctcctcctcggcgCTTATCCGAGCTAGAGGCCTCTCTACCTCCTCCGAAAATCCATCTCCCCTTGGAGGATTGGCCGGCGAGGAGGATCCGGTGGCGGAGACCGCGAGATGGGTCCGCGAGACTATCCTGAGGCGGCCCCGGTGGGAgagctccctctcctccctcttccctCCCTCCCGCCTCTTCCACCCCGCCTGCGTCCGCCTCGTCCTCCGGCCCCTCGCGTCCTCCCGCCCACTCCTCTCCCTCCGCTACCTCCTCTGGCTCTCCTCCCACCACGACGCCGCCCCTCCCCTCGACACCCCCACCGCCTCCTGTCTCCTCGACGCCCTCGCCCGCGCCAGGGCCTGGAGGGCCGCCCTTCTCGCCCTCCGCTCGACGAAATGCCGCCCCGACCCCGCCGCCCTTGACTccttcctcctccgcctcgTCCGCAGCGGGCTGGTGGATGACACCGTCGAGGCCATCTCCGAGCTCGGGACCCACCTGGGCTACTCCCCATCCCTCCGCACCTGGAACGCCGCCCTCTCGGCCTCCCTCAGGGCAGTGCGGACCGATGCCTTGTGGCGCCTCTACGGGATGATGATGCGGTCCGGCGTCGCCGTCGATGCGTCCACCGTTAGCTACCTCATCCGGGCCTTCTGCGCCGAGGGCAGGCTGGCGGAGGCCTACGTGCTCCTTCGGGAGGTCTCCAGGAACGGGCTCATGCCGGACGTGGTCTCCCTCACCAGGCTGGTCTCCGGGTTCTGCAGGGATGGCAACTACGGCAAAGTCTCCGAGCTCCTCCACGTGATGATCGCGGGCGGCCGCATGCCTGACATCTACACGTACCAATCCATCATCCACGGGCTGTGCGACAATGGCATGGGCCACGAGGGCTTCCGGGTTTTCAACGATCTCAAGCGGAGGGGTTACGCGCCCGACGCGGTCACGTACACCACCATGATCGACGGGCTCTGGAAGATGGGCCGGATCGATGACGCGCGGAAGCTGTGGTCCGAGATGGTCGGGAAGGGGATGGAGCCGAACGAGTACACCTACAATGCCATCGTGGATGGCTACTGCAAGGCGGGCGACATGGAACAGGCCCAGAGGGTGTATGATGAGATGCGTGCCAAGGGTTTCAAAGAGAACACGGTGAGCTGCAACACCTTGATCGCGGGATTCTGCTTGCAGGGGAGGATGGGAGAAGCAACCGAGTTGTTCGAGGAAATGCCCACGAAGGGCATCAAGCATGACGTGATAACCTACAACACGCTGATTCAAGGCTTCTGCAAAGTCGGGAAGACGGCCAAGGCAATGGAGCTTTATCGGGAGCTGCTGTCGGCAGGTGTGCAGCCCAGCATTTCAACATACACCCCTTTGATTCATGTTCTATGCGAGGAGGGGAAGGTGGCCGATGCGATGGAGCTGATGGGATCTATGGAGGCTAATGGTTTGGAGCCGTTAGTTTGCACCAATGATTTCATCATAACTGGATTCTGCAAGCAGGGCAAGGCTGAAGAGGGCATGGCCTGGCTGGTAAGCATGTTGGAGAACAATCTTAAACCACGACGAGAGACGGTCAACACATTAATCGGATCCCTAAGCTCGCTGGAACGGTTGGATGATGCATTTCTGGTGCTAAATGCTATGTTTGAGATCGGCTACTCTCTAGGAAGTTCAGCATGCTATGTGCTTATTAATCAACTATGCCAAGAGAATTGGTGCGAAACTAGGGGGCGTTTGGAGGAGATCTTGGTGAGTGACTAG